CAATGATGAGCAAGCCCATCTTTTCTGCTTCTGATTGGAGGGTTTGAATGAAGTCTCCAATGTCATACGATATTTCCTCCAAGTTGTGTATGCTTGGAGCATATGTCATGTCAAATGTAGTGGCTAATTGGCTTAAAACAGTTTTTATCTGTTGTTGCTGCATCTAAAAAATCTTATGATTGTCGGGTATATAAACTAGAAAATGGTTTCAATGTTTCTTTTTAATATTGGAATCACATTAGAATACATGAAATGTAAATATATAGTCTTTGAATTCTTTTTTGAAACGATAATAGTTTTTTATCAGTTGCTAGAACTTAATAAGTATTACATTTATAACAATGCTGATGTTTTAACATAAAAATGCAAAACTACATATCCCAAGTACCTTCCGGCGAAAAAATCAAATCTGTTTCAATGTCAAGGTCATATAAGTATTGATATGTACGAGTTTCTTTATGGCAAAATGGCTCCATTAATCGAAGCATATTTTCAAAACTTTCGTAAGTCATATCGCAAAAGAAATTAGTGCCGTCATTGGTTCTAAGTCCTTCGTCTTCAGGGAATATACGGAATTTAAGATTGATTCCATTTCTATCTATAAATAGAACTTCGGATAAATCTAAAACCGCCCTGTTTTCAATAATGGTTGTTTTAAAAACATCATAAAATGCGGCAGCTTGAGACTGGTTAAAATTATAAATTCTAACGAGGTGTTCTCCGTAACTGTTAATATTTGAAAGGTAATCGAGTGTCATGTGTCTTTTAATTCAGAACAAATGTAATAATACTACTCCTTAAAGGGAGTTAATTAATTTTCAATTTTATAACTAGACACATAAATTGTTTCAAGAATCATAGTTTAAACTAAACTTTAAAACAAAAATTTATCCATATCTACCTTTGAGGTCGGATATTTGTCGGAAATATAGTTTTAAGACGAAATACTAAAAAGAATAAAAGGGCTAATTTTTGCCCCAATTGAGAACGTGAGTTTTCAGTAAGATATAAATATGAAAAATTACATTAAACACGACGAGTGGCAAATCATAGAAGATGGTTTCCACCCTGAACATAACGAAATAACAGAAAGTTTGATGAGCCTCGGAAACGGGCGAATGGGACAGAGAGGAAATTTTGAAGAAACATATACTGGCAAGTCTTTACAAGGAAACTACATTGCAGGAGTTTGGTACCCAGATAAAACAAGGGTAGGTTGGTGGAAGAATGGTTATCCTAACTACTTTGCTAAAGTGATCAACTCAATCAACTGGGTAGGTTTTGAAATAAAGATAGATGGTGAAGAAATTGACCTTGCAACAACTAAAATTCTTTCTTTCAAGCGAAGCTTGAACATGAAAGAGGGAACACTTAAGCGTGAAATGACTCTTGAGTTGGCTGGAGAAAAGCAGGTTGAAATAGAGACCATTCGTTTTTGTAGTATGGCACACGACGAAGCTGGTGCTATTTCTTATGCGATTAAACCACTTAATTTCGATGGAACATGTCACGTAATTACTTTTTTGGATGGAAACGTAAGTAATAGAGACTCAAACCACGGAGAGACGTTTTGGGAAGAAATCCATAAAGAAACTGCTCACTTAGAGGCATATTTAACTTTAAAAACAAAACAATCGCCTTGGGATACTGTACCAACATTTGAAGTTATTTCGGCGATGAAGGTGAAGGTATATCAAAAAGGTAAAAAGATTGATGTAAAGACACTTCCACTCAAAGGTGATAAATACGTCGCAAGTGAGTTTAAGGTTGGATTAATTGAAGGAGAAAAGACGGTAATACAAAAGTATGTTGCCAATCTATCTTCTGAGAATCATGCTGTGGTAGACCTTCTTCCAAATTCAAAAAAATACTTACAATCTATTTACGATCTAGGTTTTGAAGATTTATTAACTGCTCACATCGCCAAATGGGAAAGTAAGTGGGAATATAATGACATCAAGATAAATGGGGATGTTGCAGCTCAGCAGGGTATTAGGTTTAATATATTTCACCTAAATCAAACTTATACAGGTGAAGATGCCCGATTAAATATTGGACCAAAAGGCTTCACGGGAGAGAAATACGGTGGTGTAACTTATTGGGACACAGAGGCTTATTGTTTGCCTTTCTATTTAGCTACTGCAGAACCATCAGTTGCAAAAAACTTACTTGTTTACCGTCATAATCATTTACAAAAAGCGATTGAGAATGCCTCTCTTTTAGGTTTTGACAAAGGTGCGGCCTTATACCCCATGGTTACCATGAATGGGGAGGAGTGCCATAATGAATGGGAGATTACATTTGAAGAAATTCATAGAAACGGTGCGATTGCTCATGCTATTTATGATTATATCCAATACACTGGGGATGAGAGTTACTTAGCTCAATTTGGACTAGATGTGTTGATTGGAATTAGTCGCTTTTGGGCTCAAAGAGTAAATTGGTCTAATGCGAAAGAAAAGTATGTAATGTTGGGCGTAACAGGTCCAAATGAATACGAAAACAATGTAAATAACAATTGGTATACCAATTATATCGCAGTTTGGACGCTCAAATATACTTTAGAAGCAATTCAAAAAGTTAGCCAAACTGAGGAGAATAGATATAATGAAATTGCGTCAAACTTAAACTTTGACCGAGAGGGAGAATCAGGAAAGTGGCAGCATATTATTGATAATATGTACTTAGGATATGATGAGGAGCGAAAAGTGTTTTTACAACAAGATGGTTTCTTAGACAAAGAACTTCTTGCCACAGCAGAAATCACCGAACATAGGCCTATCAATCAGAAATGGTCGTGGGATCGTATTTTGAGATCATGTTTCATCAAGCAGGCGGATGTACTTCAAGGTATGTACTTTTTCGAAAACGACTTTAGCATAGAGGAATTGGAGCGAAACTTTGATTTCTACGAGCCTATGACTGTTCATGAAAGCTCTCTTTCACCATGTATTCATACAATTCTAGCTTGTAAACTCGGTAGGTTAGAAAAAGCTTACGAAATGTACGTACGTACCGCAAGATTAGATATAGATGACTACAATAATGATACAGAAGATGGACTTCACATTACGTCTATGGCGGGCACTTGGTTGTCAGTCGTTAAAGGGTTCGGAGGAATGAAAGTTACTGACGATGGTTTAACCTTTAATCCTCAACTTCCTTCACAGTGGGAATCATTCTCTTTTAGAGTAGGTCATAAGGGCAAATTATACGAAGTTGTAGTTGATAAAAGTGGTCATAAAGTGAGTGAAATTTAATGGTATGAAAAAGCTTGTATTACTTTTTATTCTATTTTGCTCGTTTGGGATTCAGTTGTTTGCACAAAGTGATAGTGCAAAGATTGCCAATATTTATTCTGAGATTTTACTTGGGATAGAGAATGGAGATTTCTCTAAGTCGTTCGATTATTCTTATCCAAAGATTTTTGAACTTGTTCCGAGAAAAGTAATGGAAGAAGCTGTCACCCAAATGCTTAATCAGGAAGGGATGGAGATAGGTTTCTTAGAAAATGAGATCAAAAGTATCCGCCCTATCGGCGAAATCGATGGGACCAATTATCAGAAAGTGGTTTATCGCAGTAAGATGTTCATTAAGGTAGAAAGTGAAAGCGACAGTACTTCTTCCTTTATGGAAACTATGCTGAGGGTAAATCTAAATAAGACTTTTGGTTCGGAAAATGTTAGCTACGATGAGTTAGATAATAGATTCATTATTGATGCTAATAAAATTGGTTTGGCTGTTTTAGATACAGCATACGACGGATGGAAAGTTTTGACCATAGAGCCACATATGGCACCCATATTGGAAAAATTTATACCCGAAGAAATCTTAAATCAAGTTTTGGAATAACTTAATTACTCGGAGGAGTAATCATGATATGTGCTCTGTGTGTGCCTGGGTCCATGATCCAAGGTCCACCAGGGACAAGTGGCTTAAGCGGCAAACCAGTGCTTTCTGAAGTTGCAAAAGGAATGTAAACTACCCAACGCAGATTAGCATCTTCTTTAGTTTTTCCACTTAGTATGTATAGAGTAGAGGCTTTGTCTGGCATAAACAGTGTACCAGCCTTCACCTCGTTTTCACGAGTATCAAATATTTCTTTAAAGCCTTTACCTTCGAGTTTTAGTTCTCGGCCTCTTGCCATAAATGCATCTAACTCTTTATGGTAGCAAGCTACACTAAATCCATCCTTTTTAGGATCATCGGCTAAGCATACATAGTTATTGGTTCCTCTTTTTGCTGTGTAAGTATTTCCAGCTTCATTAAATGCCAATACTGTTGCAGCTGCCCTGTCTGACTCATCAAGAGGCAAAAGAGCATCGTTTATTAAGTCGTTCTGACCAAATGTTAGGGTAGTGACCAAAGAAAGTAATAGGCTTTTTATGAGAATTTTCATTTTAATAAGATCTATTGATTAATTGAATATACGAAATGTTTATTTCTTTTCTTTTTCTTCTATCAATAAATATCCCCCTTGATGATGAGTAACCTACGAAATATGACAAAATGAGAAAATAGAACAATTGGTGCCACAAATGCTGCTAACCAAGTAAAAGGGAAAAATAGTAGACCAATGTTAGGCTGATTATCACCGAACAACCTAAATGGACTAGGAACAGAGAACACAGCATTGAAAATTATAAACATTAATAAGCCGGCAGAAATGATATTCCAGCCTAAGAGAAGCTTTTTTGTGCCCACCTTACGGATATAACATAGGTAATAAATGATAGGAGCGGAGAGGCCAGCCAGTATGTCGAAATTACGACCTGAGAAGGTCATAAGCTCGGGAATGGCGTGATTGAGGTACAGCTTGTATAGTATAATTTCTACCGGAATACGTACCAAACTTAACAAAACCAATGACGGAATGTGTAAACCATCAACAAAACGTTTTCCTTTTTCGGAGAAAAAAACGAAAATGGTCATGATGATATTGGGTGTAAGTACATAGGCCAATCGTGGAGGGAAAATGTGAAGGTCCTGTTGGAAGAAAGTTAAGTAGCTTAAAATGCCTTGTATGGTTATCCATGTTAGCAAAATGAAAAAGCTATTTCTAAACTGTTTTTCACTTATTTTTCCTTTTTTTGCCGCCCTCATAAATAGAACGAAAGCGGTAAGTGTGATAAGGATAAACCCTATCTGGGTATATATTGATACGTTTATTGACATTACTGTTGAGCAGCTTTAAGGGTTGAAATTACTTGATCAATCGTAGAAATACTGCTTTTATCTAAAAATGTGTTCATTTCGTCGTGTGCTCTTTGCCAATGCGGTACTATTTCTTCAAGAAAAGCTTTGCCCTCAGTACTTAAAAAAAATATAGTGTTTCTTTTATCTATGTTATCTCTTTCTTTTTCAATGTACCCTTTTGAAGCTAACATTTTAATATCTCGGCTCATGGTAGAAGCATCAAGAATAAGATTTTCAGAAATCTGTTTTTGATTTATTCCTGGCTTCTTTCCAATGATAAATAGAATCGAAAGTATGCTACCTTTCATACCGTATGGTTCGAGAAACTCTTGATACCTATTATTTACTAATCTTTGCAAGCGTTTCATTTTTCCATTGATACATATGCTAGGATCAATGGCATCGAAGTTAGGTGTTTGCATGGTGTAAAGGTAGTGATAAGATTGTATATACAAGTAATATCTCTAAAAAGAAGCCAAATCTTTGAAGAAATGGCTCTTTTAGTTTTATTCTACGATGAACTTACCTTTCATTATCGCATAGTGTCCAGGGAAACTACAAATGAAATCATAAATTCCAAGGGCAGGGGCGTCAAACTCAATTGTATCTGATTCTCCTCCTCCAATAATTTTGGTATGTGCTATAATAGAAGATTCATCAGCGATGTAATCACTATCACGTGCTTGACCAGCCGCCATTGCAAACTTAGCAATGTCTGTTCCGTCTTTTAATAATACGAAATTATGACCCATGCTAGCTTTTGGTAGTTTTCCAACATGCTTTAGTGTCAACTTTACCTTTTGACCAGCTTTAACCCTTATTTCAGAAAGGTTATATTTCATTTGGTCATTTGATTCTATCTCTATTACTGCTTCACTGGTTTCTGTAGTTGCTACTTCTTCAGTTGCTTCTGTACTAGCAGATGACTCTGCCGCTCCTGTATTATAATTGACGTCTTCTTTTGTTTCACTACTTGAGTTACACGAAAACCCGGCTGTCGCTAGGGCTAAAAAAAATGCTATTCTTTTCATTTTGTTGATTTTGGTTTGATATTAAAACAAAAAAAAGAGGTCTTTGTTAGACCTCTTTCTTAATATTTTCCGAAATTATTTTGGAGCTTTATCTGGATCAAGTAAGTTGTAGAACTGATCAAGTTTAGGCATTAAAATAATTCTTGTTCTTCTGTTAATTGCTTTTCCTTCTGGAGTTGCATTACTAGCCAAAGTATTGTACTCTCCACGACCAGCTGCGATCAATCTATTTGGATTTACACCGTAGTCTTCTTGTAGAGTTCTTACAACAGATGTAGAACGAATAACACTCAAATCCCAGTTATCTTTCAATGATGCAGTTCTAATTGGGTTGTTGTCAGTGTAACCTTCTACCATAACCTCTAGGTCTGGACGAGACTCAATGATTTTAGCAATTTTCGCCAAAACTCCACCAGCTCTAGATGAGATTTGAGCAGAACCAGACTTAAACAACATTTTATCCGAAATGTTGATCATAACTACAGTTTTGTCAATTTTCACGTCGATGTCTTCATCGTTGATTCCGTCGCTAAGCATTCCAGTTAAGTTAACTGCTAGAGCAAGGTTCAAAGAATCTGATTTATTCTTAGCAT
This portion of the Spirosomataceae bacterium TFI 002 genome encodes:
- a CDS encoding maltose phosphorylase, whose product is MKNYIKHDEWQIIEDGFHPEHNEITESLMSLGNGRMGQRGNFEETYTGKSLQGNYIAGVWYPDKTRVGWWKNGYPNYFAKVINSINWVGFEIKIDGEEIDLATTKILSFKRSLNMKEGTLKREMTLELAGEKQVEIETIRFCSMAHDEAGAISYAIKPLNFDGTCHVITFLDGNVSNRDSNHGETFWEEIHKETAHLEAYLTLKTKQSPWDTVPTFEVISAMKVKVYQKGKKIDVKTLPLKGDKYVASEFKVGLIEGEKTVIQKYVANLSSENHAVVDLLPNSKKYLQSIYDLGFEDLLTAHIAKWESKWEYNDIKINGDVAAQQGIRFNIFHLNQTYTGEDARLNIGPKGFTGEKYGGVTYWDTEAYCLPFYLATAEPSVAKNLLVYRHNHLQKAIENASLLGFDKGAALYPMVTMNGEECHNEWEITFEEIHRNGAIAHAIYDYIQYTGDESYLAQFGLDVLIGISRFWAQRVNWSNAKEKYVMLGVTGPNEYENNVNNNWYTNYIAVWTLKYTLEAIQKVSQTEENRYNEIASNLNFDREGESGKWQHIIDNMYLGYDEERKVFLQQDGFLDKELLATAEITEHRPINQKWSWDRILRSCFIKQADVLQGMYFFENDFSIEELERNFDFYEPMTVHESSLSPCIHTILACKLGRLEKAYEMYVRTARLDIDDYNNDTEDGLHITSMAGTWLSVVKGFGGMKVTDDGLTFNPQLPSQWESFSFRVGHKGKLYEVVVDKSGHKVSEI
- a CDS encoding DNA-binding transcriptional regulator, MarR family; its protein translation is MQTPNFDAIDPSICINGKMKRLQRLVNNRYQEFLEPYGMKGSILSILFIIGKKPGINQKQISENLILDASTMSRDIKMLASKGYIEKERDNIDKRNTIFFLSTEGKAFLEEIVPHWQRAHDEMNTFLDKSSISTIDQVISTLKAAQQ
- a CDS encoding azurin, producing MKRIAFFLALATAGFSCNSSSETKEDVNYNTGAAESSASTEATEEVATTETSEAVIEIESNDQMKYNLSEIRVKAGQKVKLTLKHVGKLPKASMGHNFVLLKDGTDIAKFAMAAGQARDSDYIADESSIIAHTKIIGGGESDTIEFDAPALGIYDFICSFPGHYAIMKGKFIVE
- a CDS encoding chemotaxis protein MotB, translated to MKTLQKITFILLSAVVLSSCVAKKKYAELQSQLDAVNSDLNKRGEMVNDYKNQVRDLEQKLAEDKKLANSKMESREQQISSLNSQIEDLKKQRDSQMKTVGDLTVLTQQASNNVDKTLQQIAQKDQYISALRNAKNKSDSLNLALAVNLTGMLSDGINDEDIDVKIDKTVVMINISDKMLFKSGSAQISSRAGGVLAKIAKIIESRPDLEVMVEGYTDNNPIRTASLKDNWDLSVIRSTSVVRTLQEDYGVNPNRLIAAGRGEYNTLASNATPEGKAINRRTRIILMPKLDQFYNLLDPDKAPK